The following proteins come from a genomic window of Nostoc sp. TCL26-01:
- a CDS encoding type II toxin-antitoxin system RelE/ParE family toxin: protein MIYQLIISQEAELDIQDGFEWYEQRSSGLGSEFVRAVDSSLALIGRNPLAYPEVYRQVRRVLIRRFPYGIMYILSEDVITIIACFHVKRDPKQWQDRNI, encoded by the coding sequence ATGATTTATCAGTTAATTATTAGCCAAGAAGCAGAGCTTGATATCCAAGATGGTTTTGAATGGTACGAGCAACGTAGTTCTGGATTAGGTTCAGAATTTGTACGTGCTGTCGATAGTAGTTTGGCATTAATCGGACGCAACCCTTTAGCTTATCCTGAAGTGTATCGACAAGTACGACGAGTTTTAATACGTCGATTTCCTTATGGAATAATGTATATTTTGTCAGAAGATGTAATTACTATTATCGCCTGCTTTCATGTCAAACGTGACCCTAAACAATGGCAGGATAGAAATATTTGA
- a CDS encoding addiction module protein, whose protein sequence is MNPLLNVDISQLSVSERIQLAEDLWDSILNDTNAVTLSNEQKQELDRRLETHRQNPNQGSTWEEVKQRLGFGQ, encoded by the coding sequence ATGAATCCTTTATTAAACGTTGATATTTCCCAATTAAGTGTATCCGAACGAATACAACTTGCAGAGGATTTATGGGATAGCATTCTGAATGATACTAATGCAGTAACTCTGAGCAACGAGCAAAAACAAGAATTGGATAGACGTTTAGAAACACATCGTCAAAACCCAAATCAAGGTTCAACCTGGGAAGAGGTTAAACAAAGACTAGGTTTTGGTCAATGA
- a CDS encoding CHAT domain-containing protein has translation MKRSAKSQRVCWWFLPKLTHYSLTLLLSAVLMSDAMGATPRNRGLQIARDTKTVAQETISQTNTPDIYRVAAEKADAEANKLNTKTTPITQIIAKHKEALKYWRLAKDLKKEAQKLNTISGLYYVRGEYPQVLKYAQEAVIVCQAIGDRESEALATTFIALSYEQMGEYQKAIDAIKVSLQFTQHVGARFGILLNIARNHDKLGEKQKVLDSYNQALAFSKETGDVVKQAESLQSIAYHYFLSGEIDKSIEILQQANNLDPEFKREKSKTNLLYLSLSSLSCVDKLASLNKPSQIDKSVTNNSDPAINNNIENFQQNAQKYRTLEILRSEADFLELLGGLEYARIGEYQKALEVYQQALKLRQIMSAKPEEVETLTDIGHILNSQGKKQEAINALNQALDIQRQLKTRPAQANTLLTLGDVYLSLGAYSESLNAYKQALFLSQITGKRNDEIDTLKQIGIIYKKLQQYPQALNYYQQALSISQKTGNCQREAFLLVNISRHHFAAENYQQAVNFSNQALAVVQKLDIDEYKLSGESQIFDILAQVAIKQGNYAKALEYSQKARKLGRESAFKQIEANAIATIAEAYQALKQPQKAIQTYQEQLALYQEMGLLSEQAQSLYNIAKLQQQNNQLPAAITEIDKAIAIIENIRQEVASEDLRTSYFATVQDYYKFYIDLLMQLHKKDPSQGYDALALQVSDRSRARGLIELLTEANIDIKKGIDPKLLAEERRLQWQINAREKLLSELSSKKETPEQLLTNTKQQLQDLLKQQRELEVKIRTSNPEYADLKYPQPLTLKQIQQQLDKNTLLLQYSLGAERSYLWAVTPDSLHSYELPGREKIDKVAKNLYNNYLKNPGYQGVSPEDTAKAANELSQLILAPVADKLGQKRLVIVGDEALQYIPFAALTDLTPQPPSLVGKGEQDKLPSPKRRGVGGEVNYQPLVVNHEIISLPSASTIAIIRKQTKGRTKAPKTLAILADPVFSAKDERFTGKSSNIANNNIDQQLEESALKRSTRNINRSEIQRLPGTEQEAKEILKLVSPSENLQAFGFDANYNWATNKQLSQYKMLHFATHGFLDSTNPELSGIVLSLIDKQGKSQRGFLRLADIFNLNFPAELVVLSACETGLGKEVKGEGLVGLTRGLMYAGASRVVMSLWNVDDEATSLLMSQFYSQMLQQGKTPAAALRAAQLKMWEQEKWRNPYSWSAFTLLGEWE, from the coding sequence ATGAAGAGGAGTGCAAAGTCTCAACGGGTTTGCTGGTGGTTTTTACCAAAATTGACCCACTACAGTTTAACTTTGTTGCTGAGTGCGGTTTTAATGTCTGATGCTATGGGGGCGACACCGAGAAACCGAGGGTTGCAGATAGCACGGGATACAAAAACAGTTGCGCAAGAGACCATAAGCCAAACTAACACCCCAGACATCTATCGTGTTGCAGCTGAAAAAGCAGACGCAGAAGCTAACAAGTTAAACACAAAAACAACACCCATTACTCAAATCATTGCTAAACATAAAGAAGCCCTCAAATATTGGCGTTTAGCAAAAGACCTCAAGAAAGAAGCTCAAAAGCTCAACACAATTTCTGGATTATATTATGTCCGTGGTGAATATCCGCAAGTTTTGAAATATGCACAGGAAGCAGTGATTGTTTGTCAAGCTATAGGCGATCGCGAATCTGAGGCATTAGCTACTACTTTCATTGCTTTGAGCTATGAACAAATGGGAGAATACCAAAAGGCGATCGACGCTATAAAAGTCTCACTACAGTTTACTCAACACGTCGGAGCGCGATTTGGTATTTTACTAAACATTGCCCGGAATCATGATAAATTAGGTGAAAAACAGAAAGTACTTGATTCTTACAATCAAGCTCTAGCTTTCTCAAAAGAAACAGGTGATGTCGTCAAACAAGCTGAATCACTTCAATCTATTGCTTATCATTACTTCTTATCTGGTGAAATAGATAAAAGCATAGAAATTCTTCAGCAAGCAAATAATCTCGATCCAGAATTTAAAAGAGAAAAAAGCAAAACCAATCTGCTTTACCTTTCGTTATCAAGCCTCAGTTGTGTAGATAAATTAGCATCATTAAACAAGCCTTCCCAGATTGACAAATCAGTAACCAATAATTCTGACCCAGCTATCAACAATAATATCGAAAATTTCCAACAAAATGCTCAAAAATATCGCACACTAGAAATTCTTAGAAGTGAAGCCGATTTTCTAGAACTGCTTGGCGGTCTGGAATACGCAAGAATTGGGGAATATCAAAAAGCCCTGGAAGTTTATCAACAAGCACTCAAACTTAGGCAAATAATGAGCGCTAAACCTGAAGAAGTAGAGACACTTACCGATATTGGTCATATTCTCAACTCGCAAGGAAAAAAACAAGAAGCGATTAATGCCCTCAATCAAGCATTAGATATTCAACGTCAGCTTAAAACTCGTCCCGCCCAAGCAAATACTTTACTAACTCTAGGTGATGTTTACTTGTCTTTAGGAGCATATTCTGAAAGTTTAAATGCCTATAAACAAGCATTATTTTTATCACAAATTACTGGCAAGCGGAACGATGAAATTGACACTCTCAAACAGATTGGTATTATCTATAAAAAATTGCAACAATACCCACAAGCCTTAAATTATTATCAGCAAGCTTTGTCTATATCCCAAAAAACTGGAAACTGTCAACGAGAAGCTTTCTTACTAGTTAATATTAGTCGCCATCACTTCGCAGCAGAAAATTATCAACAAGCGGTTAATTTTAGTAATCAGGCTTTAGCGGTGGTTCAGAAATTAGATATAGATGAGTACAAATTAAGTGGAGAATCTCAGATATTTGATATTCTTGCTCAAGTTGCAATTAAACAAGGAAATTATGCCAAAGCTTTAGAATATTCTCAAAAAGCTAGAAAATTGGGTCGAGAATCCGCCTTTAAGCAAATAGAGGCGAATGCGATCGCCACAATTGCTGAAGCTTACCAAGCCCTCAAACAACCCCAAAAAGCCATACAAACTTATCAAGAACAACTTGCTTTGTATCAGGAAATGGGCTTACTTTCCGAACAAGCTCAAAGCCTCTACAATATTGCTAAACTGCAACAGCAAAATAACCAATTGCCAGCAGCTATCACCGAAATAGATAAAGCGATCGCCATTATCGAAAACATCCGCCAAGAAGTTGCTAGTGAAGACTTACGTACTTCCTACTTCGCTACAGTACAGGATTATTATAAGTTCTACATCGACCTTTTAATGCAACTGCACAAAAAAGACCCATCCCAAGGATACGATGCTTTGGCACTGCAAGTGAGCGATCGCTCCCGCGCCCGTGGTCTAATAGAACTACTCACCGAAGCAAACATAGACATCAAAAAAGGCATTGACCCAAAACTTTTAGCAGAAGAACGCCGTCTACAATGGCAAATCAATGCTAGAGAAAAATTACTATCAGAACTATCATCTAAAAAAGAAACCCCAGAACAACTTTTAACCAACACCAAACAACAACTCCAAGACCTACTCAAACAACAGCGAGAACTGGAAGTCAAAATCCGCACCAGCAACCCTGAATATGCCGACTTAAAATATCCCCAACCGCTAACTCTCAAACAAATTCAACAACAATTAGATAAAAACACACTGCTATTGCAATATTCTTTAGGTGCAGAACGTAGCTACCTTTGGGCTGTCACACCCGACTCTCTCCATAGCTATGAACTCCCCGGACGCGAGAAGATAGACAAAGTAGCCAAGAATTTATACAACAACTACTTAAAAAATCCAGGATACCAGGGAGTTTCCCCAGAAGATACAGCCAAAGCTGCTAATGAACTAAGTCAACTTATCCTTGCACCCGTTGCTGATAAATTGGGGCAGAAACGCCTAGTAATTGTTGGTGATGAAGCCTTACAATACATTCCCTTCGCCGCCTTAACTGACCTAACCCCCCAACCCCCTTCCCTGGTAGGGAAGGGGGAGCAAGATAAACTCCCCTCTCCTAAGAGGAGAGGGGTTGGGGGAGAGGTCAATTATCAACCATTGGTAGTCAACCATGAAATTATCTCTCTACCTTCCGCCTCCACCATTGCCATTATCAGGAAACAAACCAAAGGACGAACAAAAGCACCGAAAACCCTAGCCATCCTGGCAGACCCAGTATTTAGTGCTAAGGATGAGCGATTTACTGGCAAATCCTCTAATATTGCCAATAATAACATTGACCAGCAACTAGAAGAGTCTGCCCTCAAGCGGTCTACGAGAAACATCAACCGCAGTGAAATTCAAAGACTCCCAGGTACAGAACAAGAAGCAAAAGAGATTCTCAAACTTGTCTCACCTTCCGAGAACCTACAAGCCTTTGGTTTTGATGCTAACTATAACTGGGCTACCAACAAGCAACTGAGTCAATACAAGATGCTGCACTTTGCTACTCACGGCTTTCTAGACAGCACCAACCCAGAGTTATCAGGAATTGTTCTTTCCCTCATCGATAAACAAGGCAAATCCCAAAGAGGCTTTCTCCGACTCGCTGATATCTTTAACCTCAATTTCCCTGCGGAGTTGGTGGTGCTGAGTGCTTGTGAAACCGGGCTGGGTAAGGAAGTGAAAGGAGAAGGGCTAGTAGGATTGACAAGAGGACTAATGTATGCAGGTGCATCGAGAGTAGTTATGTCTTTATGGAACGTTGATGATGAAGCCACATCGTTATTGATGAGCCAATTTTACAGCCAAATGTTGCAGCAAGGGAAAACTCCTGCTGCTGCCCTCCGCGCCGCACAACTCAAAATGTGGGAACAGGAAAAATGGCGTAATCCCTATTCTTGGTCAGCCTTTACCCTGTTGGGCGAGTGGGAATAA
- a CDS encoding putative toxin-antitoxin system toxin component, PIN family, producing MRVILDVNVWISALLWGGVPGKTLRLARNQQINVFASELLFLELEITLKRDKFQLRLQQRGYTVEDLMSVVKGLANDCSTISVDAPQLRDPKDTVVLAAAVAANAEAIITGDLDLLVLIEFNKIPILTPQDFLSHYFSN from the coding sequence ATGAGAGTTATCCTTGATGTCAATGTTTGGATTTCAGCTTTATTGTGGGGAGGTGTTCCTGGTAAAACTCTGCGTTTAGCAAGAAATCAACAAATTAATGTCTTTGCTTCTGAACTTTTATTTTTGGAACTAGAAATAACTTTAAAACGTGATAAATTTCAACTGCGACTACAACAAAGAGGTTATACAGTTGAGGATTTGATGTCTGTAGTTAAGGGTTTAGCAAATGATTGTTCAACTATTTCTGTAGATGCTCCTCAATTGCGCGACCCAAAAGATACCGTAGTTCTGGCTGCGGCTGTCGCAGCAAATGCTGAAGCAATTATTACTGGTGATTTAGATTTATTGGTTTTGATAGAATTTAACAAAATTCCAATTTTAACTCCACAAGATTTTCTCAGTCATTATTTTTCAAATTGA
- a CDS encoding serine protease: MKNIFLSKQFILPSIATIGFLGIWASVSAESQTPPKFTKVDNPKEFNLQGKGEPSLLNQQEKLPGQRVVIGKDDRIPMTSRDYPWSAVGKIEGVGDDGSGYSCTGTLIAEDIVLTNAHCVVNPETGKVSQAIAFRPNLINGILRSKNDVAYATNVYYGTDFKNRDLADYANDWAILKLNKPIGQKYGYLGWKSLPGSSLVGDTQSFALVGYSGDFPNPQKKGYENFTAGKSNTAGVHIGCSILRRKDNLLYHNCDTNHGASGGAIIGNIGGKYYVLALHSGSNKVNGLLLNRAVEISRLNEWLQQN, translated from the coding sequence ATGAAAAACATATTTCTATCCAAACAATTCATCCTCCCCTCCATAGCCACAATTGGTTTTTTAGGAATTTGGGCTTCAGTCTCAGCCGAATCACAAACCCCACCCAAGTTTACCAAAGTAGACAATCCCAAAGAATTTAACTTACAAGGAAAAGGAGAACCATCATTACTCAATCAACAAGAAAAACTCCCAGGACAACGGGTAGTTATAGGAAAAGATGACCGTATCCCCATGACTAGCAGAGATTATCCTTGGTCGGCGGTGGGTAAAATTGAGGGGGTAGGTGATGATGGTAGCGGTTATAGTTGCACGGGGACTTTGATTGCAGAAGATATTGTGTTGACAAATGCTCACTGTGTTGTTAACCCGGAAACTGGAAAAGTTAGTCAAGCGATCGCATTTCGTCCAAACTTAATTAATGGTATCCTGCGAAGTAAAAATGATGTCGCTTATGCCACTAATGTTTATTACGGCACAGATTTTAAAAACCGTGATTTAGCCGATTATGCAAACGACTGGGCTATTTTGAAACTTAACAAGCCTATTGGTCAAAAATATGGTTATCTGGGTTGGAAATCTCTACCTGGTTCTAGTCTGGTAGGTGATACTCAAAGTTTTGCTTTAGTTGGCTACTCTGGCGATTTTCCCAACCCTCAGAAGAAAGGTTATGAAAATTTCACTGCTGGTAAAAGCAATACTGCTGGTGTTCACATAGGATGTAGTATTCTCCGCCGCAAAGATAACTTGCTCTACCATAATTGTGATACTAATCATGGGGCTTCTGGTGGTGCAATTATCGGTAATATTGGTGGTAAGTATTATGTATTAGCTCTGCATTCTGGCTCAAATAAAGTTAATGGATTGTTGTTGAACCGTGCAGTAGAAATATCTCGCCTAAATGAGTGGTTGCAACAAAACTAG
- a CDS encoding Uma2 family endonuclease, protein MVISPLTLNLDTVHFTDEQFYQLCQNNTEWKFERSPSGELMIMPPVGGESGNKEADLIADLVFWNRQTGLGYTFSSSTIFKLPNGANRSPDAAWIQRERWESLTPEQKRKFPPIAPDFVIELRSATDDLEKLRQKMREYIDAGIKLAWLINPQQQQVEIYRSTQDVEVQNLPTELSGENVLPGFKLSLPNYGNS, encoded by the coding sequence ATGGTTATCAGCCCTTTGACATTAAACCTAGACACAGTTCATTTCACAGACGAACAGTTCTATCAACTATGTCAAAATAACACTGAATGGAAATTTGAGCGATCGCCTAGTGGAGAATTAATGATTATGCCCCCCGTTGGCGGAGAAAGCGGTAATAAAGAAGCAGACCTTATTGCTGATTTAGTATTTTGGAATCGTCAAACGGGACTCGGTTATACTTTTAGCTCATCTACCATATTCAAATTACCAAATGGAGCCAATCGCTCTCCTGATGCGGCGTGGATTCAACGAGAACGTTGGGAAAGCCTCACTCCTGAACAAAAACGTAAATTTCCTCCCATTGCACCGGATTTTGTCATTGAATTAAGATCAGCTACAGACGATTTAGAAAAGCTGCGCCAGAAAATGCGGGAATATATAGATGCTGGTATAAAATTGGCGTGGTTAATTAATCCCCAACAGCAGCAAGTGGAAATTTATCGTTCCACCCAAGATGTAGAAGTGCAAAATCTGCCTACAGAATTATCTGGTGAAAATGTCTTACCAGGATTTAAATTGAGTCTACCTAATTATGGCAATTCGTAA